The genomic region GCTAACCCCTCACTCTTAGCGAAGACTGGATTACTCGTTTGAACGGTTAATAAATCCACTAAGATCAAGCAAAACCACAACATATTCAAACGTTTAAACATACCAGCCTTCCTTTCTAATCACTTATGTATAAAACCAAGTGCCCTCCCAAGATAGCGCTTGGTTTCATGATGTTTTAGTTGATATGTCCGCTTAGATTGTTGTGTTTAATGTCCATGTTAAACCAGCGTGATATTCACCAGTTGCCACATCGTTTGAACCGTTTAAAGCTAAACGAATATCGCTTGGGTTCCAACCAAAGACGTTAGCGCCATCGCCAGCATCTTTAGCAGCTGTTCCAACCACTTTTTCTTCATTTGGTGTACTCAAGTTCAAGCTAACTGATTTTGCGTATGTTGCATCTGTTGTCCCAGCGCTGTATAACCATCATTATCTTGATCTTGGTTTGTTAAACCATAGATATCAGCTGTCCGACCGTATTTTGTATTACCAAATACTAAGTTAGCGTCTGCAATTGTGTGTCCGCCAGCTTTTAGACCATCGCCATCAGCTGAAACAGTTAACTTCCAGTCACCAGCTGTATTAGCCTTTGGTGTAGCAGCTGCTAATTCTGGGTTTTCAACTTGTTTATCAACAACTGTTGCCCAAGCTGTCCCTTGAACGGCCTTTAAATTAGCGTCACTCGTTGTTAATGTTTCTGTTTTATTGCTATCTTGTTGATCGTATGAAGCGTGTGTATCATTACCAACAACGCCTAAATTAGCGCCCGTTGCATCAAAGTTTGTGTGTGCTGCGTCATACTTAGCATGGTTCCCAAAATCTAATGTCTTTGGTACCATTTGTAATCTTAAGTAGCCTGAATTGCCGTTATCATGTGTATCACCAAATGAAATGCCAGCATCTGTTGTGTCAGTCATTGGTAACTTAGTACCACCATTAGCTGCTGCATCGTCTTTTGGTGTTGCAGCACTAGCGATAGTTGCAGGTGCTAGAATTGCTAATAATGTTGATGCTGTTAAAACTGTGCTTGTTAATTTTGTGAATTTCATGTGAAATTCCTCCCTTTTTTAACTATATTTTCTTTCGCTGCCCACCCATCCCCCGTAACTTGTTACATTGTGATAATCGTTATTTTTTGTAAGTCTAAATAAAATTTAATGGCCAGGTAGAGGGTCAATACAAACCAAATTGTTAAGCCCCCCTGATACTATGAAGGTCGCCAAGCGAGCCTTTTTAGGGCCCCATTTTGTAATTAAGCGTTGCACGTTTAAAGCCCCCTTGTTAATTTCAATACCCGATAAACAAACCAGAATGAAACAAGCATCAAAATGCCACTAGCAGTCGCGACATACGCCCATTTATTAACGGGTTTCTTCACTGATGCTTGATTAATCTTATCGGCTTGTTGTTGATTGATCGTGATTTTCTTTCTAAAGTGCCAGCTCATTGGTAATTGGTTCCAATAACTATTACCTTTAACACTGATGGAAATGTTATAACGACCGGGTTTCAATCGATCGAACGCCCATGAGATTGGCACAGTCCACTGCGAATTAGGTGCAACATCAACGCTGTCTGTTTCATAAACACGCTTGTCTTTAAAGAAGCCATTCTTGTAAACGACCGCCTTCACCTTGGCATTCTTGATGGCCATTGGTTTCGTATTATTCAACTGAATCCCTAACGCTGGATGCCCGTTTCTGACGGTTGGGTTAACCCCTTGATATTTCAACTCTGGGTAAATCTCGTAAGGCTTACCGCGCAAAACGATCCCCATATTGTAGGCATAACTCCCGGAGACATTCGAATGATTGTCAGTTTCTTTTTGACCGTATTCAATAAAATGCCAAGCGCCGTAAATCATCCCTTTGGTTTGTTCAGATGGCATCGTAATCGTCGCACTGACCTTTTTGACCTCATTAGGGCCTAGCGTAATCACTCGATCGGCCCGATGAACTTTAGCAACATCCATCAATGTATGCGATGTTTCTTTGATAATGCCATCTTTCGTAGGGCGATAAATAATCCCCCCACCTTGTTGCGTCAAACTATTATCAATCTCTGAATGAACTTTAATATTTTTATCACTGAAATTATGAACCAAAACCTGAATGGTTTCTTTTTTACCCGGTTCAATTCCTAAATCAAAAAAGCGATTTTCTTGATCCACTTGGCGGTTCGATTTAACTTTTTCAACTTCAAAATCGATATGTTCCTGTGCTGCTGAAACCGGCTGGTTGCTAGCCAATAATAGCCAGCCGAACAGCCCAACTGCTAACCCTGTTGTCCATTTTCTTAATCGCATTTTTATCACTCAACCCTATTTTTAATTGCCAAGCTATTCTGATTTGATTGTTCCTCCCAAGAAACAAGTGTTACTATGGGCCAACTGATAGTGACCACGTCAATTTCGTTCGATAATGACCGGTATATCGTTTAGTAGTTGCCGGTACATTTAAACCAATACTATAATCGGCACTTTTTTCGTCACCAAAGCGATAAGCCCACTGCCCTTGTCCAACTTGGGTATAGGGATTTTCGGGATCACTGGTATCCGGTGAATCGGATTGGAAATGACCACTCTTAGTCATCGTCATTAAAGTGGCACTCTGGCCTGATGCCAATGTGAAGTGCTCACTATTATTAGTGACAGTCCCCACATCGGTGTTCGATAACGTCTTAACGTTGCCATTTGAAAAGGCCCATTTTGCATCGGTTAACTCATGTTGTTCACTATCAACAAACGGTTTTGCTTGGCTAACCTGTAATTGCCAATTTTGAACG from Latilactobacillus sakei subsp. sakei DSM 20017 = JCM 1157 harbors:
- a CDS encoding WxL domain-containing protein, which gives rise to MSTPNEEKVVGTAAKDAGDGANVFGWNPSDIRLALNGSNDVATGEYHAGLTWTLNTTI
- a CDS encoding DUF916 and DUF3324 domain-containing protein, with protein sequence MRLRKWTTGLAVGLFGWLLLASNQPVSAAQEHIDFEVEKVKSNRQVDQENRFFDLGIEPGKKETIQVLVHNFSDKNIKVHSEIDNSLTQQGGGIIYRPTKDGIIKETSHTLMDVAKVHRADRVITLGPNEVKKVSATITMPSEQTKGMIYGAWHFIEYGQKETDNHSNVSGSYAYNMGIVLRGKPYEIYPELKYQGVNPTVRNGHPALGIQLNNTKPMAIKNAKVKAVVYKNGFFKDKRVYETDSVDVAPNSQWTVPISWAFDRLKPGRYNISISVKGNSYWNQLPMSWHFRKKITINQQQADKINQASVKKPVNKWAYVATASGILMLVSFWFVYRVLKLTRGL